One window from the genome of Luteithermobacter gelatinilyticus encodes:
- the moaC gene encoding cyclic pyranopterin monophosphate synthase MoaC, with the protein MSKLSHIDKDGAARMVDISRKKETHRKAVAQGVIYMAPETLALLEDGGLPKGDVLPVARLAGIMAAKKTADLIPLCHPLSLQNAEVTFRFLPEKNGIEITATATLFGRTGIEMEALTAVSLSALTIYDMCKAVDKTMRIGDIRLIHKSGGKSGTFDAK; encoded by the coding sequence ATGTCCAAACTCAGCCATATTGACAAGGATGGCGCCGCGCGCATGGTTGACATCTCCCGTAAAAAGGAAACCCATCGCAAGGCGGTGGCGCAGGGGGTGATTTATATGGCGCCAGAAACCCTGGCGCTGCTTGAGGATGGTGGCCTGCCCAAAGGGGACGTTTTGCCTGTTGCCCGACTGGCGGGGATCATGGCGGCCAAAAAAACCGCCGACCTTATCCCCCTGTGTCATCCCCTGTCCTTGCAAAATGCCGAGGTGACGTTCCGCTTTCTTCCCGAAAAAAACGGGATCGAGATCACCGCGACGGCGACCTTGTTCGGGCGCACCGGCATCGAAATGGAGGCATTGACAGCAGTTTCCCTGTCCGCGCTGACCATTTATGATATGTGCAAGGCAGTGGACAAAACCATGCGCATTGGCGACATCCGTCTGATACACAAATCTGGCGGCAAATCCGGCACTTTTGATGCGAAATAG
- a CDS encoding anthranilate synthase component II, with the protein MFVLIDNYDSFTYNLYHYLGELGVDVEVWRNDAISAEDVLALHPEGVILSPGPCTPNEAGICLDLLKKAAGRLPLFGVCLGHQAIGQAYGGKVVRAPYLMHGKVSDVKHHGTSVFKKLDSPFRATRYHSLIVDRDSLPDCLQVTAETEDGLIMGLCHKTHPVHGVQFHPESIESQYGHELLKNFIDLARAFTVAQGSTDTEQAS; encoded by the coding sequence ATGTTTGTACTCATAGATAATTACGACAGTTTTACCTATAACCTTTATCACTATCTGGGCGAACTTGGGGTAGATGTCGAGGTATGGCGTAATGATGCCATCAGCGCCGAAGACGTTCTGGCCCTTCATCCGGAAGGGGTCATTCTTTCTCCCGGCCCCTGCACTCCCAATGAAGCGGGAATTTGCCTCGACCTTCTGAAAAAGGCGGCTGGTCGCCTGCCCCTTTTCGGGGTTTGTCTCGGACACCAGGCCATCGGCCAGGCTTACGGGGGCAAGGTTGTTCGCGCGCCTTATCTGATGCATGGCAAGGTGAGCGACGTCAAGCATCACGGCACTTCCGTGTTCAAGAAACTGGACAGTCCGTTTCGCGCAACCCGGTACCATTCCCTGATTGTGGATCGGGACAGCCTTCCGGATTGCCTCCAAGTCACAGCGGAAACCGAGGATGGCCTGATTATGGGCCTGTGCCATAAAACTCATCCGGTTCACGGCGTCCAGTTCCATCCGGAAAGCATCGAAAGTCAGTACGGGCATGAATTGCTGAAAAATTTTATTGACTTGGCTCGTGCCTTTACTGTCGCACAGGGATCCACTGATACGGAACAGGCCTCATGA
- the glp gene encoding gephyrin-like molybdotransferase Glp — translation MTLLPVSDALERLLRAFTPVCPETVPLRQAHGRIAAEDIKSRLTQPPFDASAMDGYAVRHADLADGPATLKLIGEAPAGSVFSGTIGPGEAVRIFTGGVMPKGADTVIIQENTEKPAEDMVRILESAPRGKNIRRAGGDFRNGDILVEKGTRLTSRHIGLLAAANVATLPVSRIPRVALLSTGDELVEVGGTVTAGQIVNSNAVMLSTLLEHQGAEVLELGIARDNESSLRIMAEQVRDVDLFVTIGGASVGDHDLVQKVLGTQGLEVDFWKIAMRPGKPLIFGHYRDIPMLGLPGNPASAYVCALVFLLPALHRLQGRRSSGAQKVMVSLSCALPANGPRQHYLRARIDSDAQGRLVADLAGAQDSGWLSPLARSNGLLIRPPQAPAAAQDALIPALMLPE, via the coding sequence ATGACGCTTCTTCCCGTATCCGATGCCTTGGAAAGGCTGTTAAGGGCCTTTACGCCAGTTTGTCCGGAAACTGTCCCCTTGCGTCAGGCCCATGGCCGCATCGCCGCAGAAGACATCAAGTCCCGGCTCACCCAGCCGCCGTTTGACGCATCCGCCATGGACGGTTATGCGGTTCGTCATGCCGATCTGGCCGACGGTCCGGCAACCCTCAAGCTGATTGGTGAAGCACCGGCGGGCAGCGTTTTTTCGGGTACGATCGGGCCAGGAGAAGCCGTGCGTATTTTTACCGGCGGCGTCATGCCCAAAGGGGCGGACACCGTGATTATTCAGGAAAATACTGAAAAGCCCGCAGAAGATATGGTGCGCATCCTGGAAAGTGCCCCTCGGGGGAAAAATATCCGCCGCGCCGGCGGGGATTTCAGAAACGGAGACATCCTTGTAGAAAAAGGCACCCGCCTCACCTCCCGCCATATCGGCCTGCTGGCGGCTGCCAATGTGGCCACGCTACCGGTGAGCCGCATCCCCCGTGTGGCCTTGCTTTCCACAGGAGACGAACTGGTCGAGGTCGGCGGAACTGTAACAGCAGGCCAGATCGTCAACTCCAATGCCGTGATGCTGAGCACCTTGCTCGAACATCAGGGGGCCGAGGTTCTGGAACTGGGGATTGCCCGTGATAATGAAAGCTCTTTACGGATTATGGCTGAACAGGTCAGGGATGTGGACCTGTTTGTGACCATTGGCGGGGCCTCTGTCGGCGATCATGACCTGGTACAAAAGGTCCTGGGAACACAGGGGCTTGAAGTAGATTTCTGGAAAATTGCCATGCGTCCGGGCAAACCGCTGATTTTCGGTCATTACCGGGATATCCCCATGTTGGGGCTGCCCGGTAACCCGGCCTCGGCCTATGTCTGTGCATTGGTCTTTTTGCTCCCGGCCCTGCATCGCCTCCAGGGGCGTCGGTCAAGTGGCGCGCAAAAGGTGATGGTCAGCCTATCCTGTGCCTTGCCCGCCAATGGCCCCCGGCAACATTACTTGCGGGCCCGCATTGACTCCGATGCGCAAGGTCGGCTTGTGGCGGACCTTGCCGGCGCTCAGGACAGCGGCTGGCTTAGCCCTCTGGCCCGCTCCAATGGCCTTCTGATTCGCCCGCCCCAGGCCCCGGCTGCCGCCCAAGACGCCCTGATCCCGGCGCTGATGTTGCCTGAGTGA
- the gltX gene encoding glutamate--tRNA ligase — protein sequence MVTQNKKVVTRFAPSPTGFLHIGGARTALFNWLFAKHHNGKFLLRIEDTDRKRSTQEAIDAIFDGMSWLGLHHDGDVVYQYANRERHVEVAQKLLAEGKAYYCYCSAEELEEMRAKARAEGRPIKYDGRWRDRDPSEAPKGVAPVVRFKAPQTGEQVIHDHVQGKVTVANEQLDDMILLRADGSPTYMLSVVVDDHDMGVTHVIRGDDHLTNAFRQAQLIRALGWDLPEYAHIPLIHGTDGAKLSKRHGALGVDAYRDMGFLPSALKNYLLRLGWAHGDDEIISEAQAIEWFGLEGIGKSPARFDFAKLENLNGYYIREVESNDTLVTLIREPVEKQINRALTEQEIALLVNAMDEFKPRAKTLNDLAESTVFLFASRPLALNDKAKKLLNDAARHMLGKLLPRLEQVENWKVPALENEIKSFAENEELKLGKIAQPLRAALTGSNMSPGIFDVLVWLGKQESLERIKDQAQ from the coding sequence ATGGTAACTCAGAACAAAAAAGTTGTGACCCGTTTTGCGCCTTCGCCGACCGGTTTTCTGCATATCGGAGGCGCCCGGACCGCCTTGTTTAACTGGCTGTTTGCCAAACATCACAATGGCAAGTTTCTGCTGAGAATCGAAGATACCGACCGCAAGCGCTCAACCCAAGAAGCCATCGACGCCATTTTCGATGGCATGTCTTGGCTGGGGCTGCATCACGACGGCGACGTGGTCTATCAGTATGCCAACCGTGAACGGCATGTGGAAGTCGCTCAGAAGTTACTGGCCGAAGGCAAAGCGTATTATTGTTATTGTTCTGCAGAAGAGCTGGAAGAAATGCGGGCCAAGGCCCGCGCCGAAGGACGCCCCATCAAATATGACGGCCGCTGGCGCGACCGGGATCCGTCCGAAGCTCCCAAAGGTGTTGCCCCGGTGGTGCGCTTTAAGGCCCCGCAAACCGGCGAGCAGGTCATTCACGATCACGTCCAGGGCAAGGTGACGGTCGCCAATGAGCAGCTTGATGATATGATCCTGTTGCGGGCGGACGGTTCCCCCACCTATATGCTCTCAGTTGTCGTGGATGATCATGATATGGGTGTGACCCATGTGATCCGAGGTGATGACCACCTGACCAATGCGTTCCGGCAGGCACAGTTGATCCGGGCACTGGGCTGGGACCTGCCAGAATACGCCCATATCCCCCTGATCCATGGCACGGACGGCGCCAAACTGTCCAAACGGCACGGCGCTCTCGGGGTGGACGCCTATCGCGATATGGGCTTCTTGCCCAGCGCGCTGAAAAATTACCTGCTGCGGCTGGGTTGGGCCCATGGGGATGATGAAATCATTTCCGAAGCCCAGGCCATCGAATGGTTTGGCCTGGAAGGAATTGGCAAGTCCCCTGCCCGTTTTGATTTCGCCAAATTGGAAAACCTGAACGGGTATTATATTCGCGAGGTGGAAAGCAACGACACACTTGTGACATTGATCCGCGAACCTGTGGAAAAACAAATTAACCGGGCGCTCACGGAACAGGAAATCGCCCTTCTAGTGAATGCTATGGATGAATTCAAGCCACGGGCCAAGACCCTCAATGATCTGGCAGAAAGCACGGTGTTTCTGTTTGCAAGCCGCCCCCTCGCGCTGAATGACAAAGCGAAAAAATTACTGAATGACGCGGCCCGCCACATGCTGGGCAAACTGTTGCCCCGGCTGGAACAGGTGGAAAACTGGAAAGTACCGGCACTGGAAAACGAAATCAAATCCTTTGCCGAAAATGAAGAATTAAAACTGGGCAAAATTGCCCAACCCTTAAGAGCTGCCCTTACGGGCAGCAATATGTCGCCTGGTATATTTGATGTTCTCGTATGGCTCGGCAAACAGGAAAGCCTGGAGCGAATCAAGGATCAGGCGCAATGA
- a CDS encoding ComEC/Rec2 family competence protein yields the protein MGGRKITVPGFFEGILERERPRVFLWGPVCLAAGIGLYFSLDKEPQPFGGLIILGPLLVAALWARRRYFWVSCILWAVLFGVVGFQLALLRTALLATPTVIQKSRPLLLEGILNTVDRTTGGVIRIVLDGVALPTALHPESAGKTLRVRLVIRGNDSDILPEGGILPGDHIRLNAVVMPPPAPNIPGEFDFGRQLWFKRIGAVGYGMGRIERLSRPPPHFTDLERIRHILAQRVLSRLDGESGGLATALITGNRSGIPEPVAEHMRDAGLAHLLAISGLHMGLFTGSIFYLARLLLACIPWVALRYPIRKWAACLALGGGGIYLLISGGSIPTIRAFIMVTIVFLGILTDRRAISLRLVALAASLILAMTPEALLSVSFQMSFAAVTALVAVYERWGGALGRKMAQKNRGWLWRSGFYLLTVILTTFVAELAIGPVALYHFNKIVHLGLLANLIAMPVMAIWVMPWIVICLMLMPVGLEALALYPMSLGLELIIFVAGWVAQHPFAVSLLPDIGLAALVLMVLGGLWLALWQSRLRLLGGVLVAAGVSMAFLQHPPDILVDNKGRMIGVVTAEGGIKLSTLQGSRITRESWARYYGQESAEKWDYAGIGGTATPEISCDALSCLFRPDKGQEGRENGFLIALVRDELALREDCLRADIVISLVAVKTVCPRARLVLDRWDFYEKGGHALWLPEHKQGAVVVKTVVGERGQRPWTISPLK from the coding sequence TTGGGGGGGAGAAAAATTACAGTTCCCGGCTTCTTCGAGGGCATACTGGAGCGCGAACGGCCAAGGGTATTTCTCTGGGGACCCGTATGCCTGGCCGCTGGCATTGGCCTGTATTTTTCGCTCGACAAGGAACCTCAGCCTTTTGGGGGGCTGATTATCCTGGGACCACTGCTTGTGGCGGCCCTGTGGGCCCGGCGGCGGTATTTCTGGGTCTCCTGTATCCTCTGGGCAGTGTTATTTGGCGTTGTGGGGTTTCAACTGGCCCTCTTGCGGACCGCACTTCTTGCTACCCCTACAGTGATACAAAAAAGCCGTCCGCTATTGCTGGAAGGCATACTCAACACGGTGGACAGGACAACAGGCGGTGTCATCCGAATTGTGCTGGATGGAGTGGCGCTGCCGACGGCCTTGCACCCGGAAAGCGCCGGGAAAACCCTGCGGGTACGTCTGGTGATCAGGGGAAATGATTCCGATATTCTCCCTGAAGGGGGGATTCTGCCCGGTGATCATATCCGGCTGAACGCTGTGGTGATGCCACCGCCGGCTCCGAATATTCCGGGGGAATTTGATTTTGGGCGTCAACTCTGGTTCAAGCGCATCGGTGCTGTGGGTTATGGGATGGGAAGGATTGAGCGCCTGTCTCGGCCACCGCCACATTTTACTGATCTGGAGCGGATCAGGCATATTCTGGCCCAGCGGGTGCTGTCCCGGTTGGACGGAGAGAGTGGCGGCCTGGCGACAGCCCTGATCACAGGAAACCGCAGCGGTATCCCGGAACCGGTAGCGGAACATATGCGGGATGCGGGCCTGGCCCATCTTCTGGCCATTTCGGGGTTGCATATGGGATTATTTACGGGGTCGATATTTTATCTTGCCCGCCTGCTCCTGGCCTGTATTCCCTGGGTGGCACTCAGATATCCGATCCGGAAATGGGCGGCTTGCTTGGCGCTTGGGGGCGGGGGGATTTATCTGTTGATTAGCGGCGGCTCCATTCCCACCATACGTGCCTTTATCATGGTTACGATCGTTTTTCTTGGCATTCTCACCGACCGACGCGCAATTTCCCTCCGGCTTGTGGCGCTGGCTGCCAGTCTCATTCTGGCAATGACGCCAGAAGCGTTGCTGTCGGTAAGTTTTCAGATGTCATTTGCCGCTGTGACGGCGTTGGTGGCGGTATATGAACGATGGGGCGGGGCGCTCGGCCGGAAAATGGCACAAAAGAACCGGGGCTGGCTCTGGCGGAGTGGGTTTTATCTGCTGACGGTCATACTCACCACTTTTGTGGCCGAACTGGCGATTGGTCCGGTGGCCTTGTATCATTTTAACAAGATTGTGCATCTGGGGTTGTTGGCTAATCTGATCGCCATGCCGGTGATGGCAATATGGGTCATGCCCTGGATCGTGATATGTTTGATGTTAATGCCCGTGGGGCTGGAGGCTTTGGCGCTTTATCCCATGTCGTTGGGGTTGGAGTTGATTATTTTTGTGGCAGGCTGGGTGGCACAGCATCCCTTTGCCGTCAGCCTGTTGCCTGATATCGGTCTTGCCGCGCTGGTGCTGATGGTTCTGGGGGGATTGTGGCTGGCCTTGTGGCAAAGTCGGTTGCGGCTTCTCGGGGGAGTATTGGTTGCCGCGGGGGTGAGTATGGCATTCCTGCAACACCCGCCTGACATCCTAGTTGACAATAAAGGCCGCATGATTGGCGTCGTGACGGCAGAAGGCGGTATCAAACTGTCCACCCTACAGGGCAGTCGTATTACCCGGGAAAGCTGGGCTCGGTATTATGGGCAGGAGAGCGCAGAAAAGTGGGATTATGCCGGGATCGGGGGGACGGCAACCCCGGAAATCAGCTGTGATGCGCTGAGTTGCCTATTCCGCCCGGATAAAGGTCAAGAAGGCAGGGAGAATGGTTTTCTGATCGCTTTGGTACGGGATGAACTGGCTCTGAGGGAGGATTGCTTGCGGGCAGACATTGTTATCAGCCTGGTGGCGGTGAAAACAGTATGCCCGCGGGCTCGTCTGGTGCTTGATAGGTGGGATTTTTATGAAAAAGGCGGTCATGCCCTGTGGCTGCCTGAACACAAGCAGGGCGCCGTTGTTGTAAAAACTGTTGTTGGCGAGCGGGGACAGCGTCCGTGGACGATATCTCCGCTAAAATGA
- the gloA gene encoding lactoylglutathione lyase, with protein MSEFRLLHTMIRVMDLDRSLDFYCNKLGMKLLRKKDYPEGKFTLAFVGYGDEKNNTVIELTHNWGQEERYDLGNGFGHIALGVKDIYKVCEELDAAGVEVTRKPGPMKHGTTVIAFIKDPDGYMIELIEQ; from the coding sequence ATGAGCGAATTTCGTTTGCTGCATACCATGATCCGTGTGATGGATCTGGACAGGTCGCTGGACTTTTATTGCAATAAGCTGGGGATGAAGTTGCTGCGTAAAAAGGATTATCCCGAAGGCAAGTTTACCCTGGCTTTTGTGGGATATGGCGATGAAAAAAACAATACGGTTATCGAGCTTACGCATAATTGGGGCCAGGAGGAACGGTATGATCTGGGCAATGGATTTGGTCATATCGCTCTTGGGGTCAAGGACATCTATAAAGTCTGCGAGGAGCTTGATGCGGCGGGGGTCGAAGTGACGCGCAAACCCGGACCCATGAAACACGGGACAACGGTTATCGCTTTTATCAAGGACCCCGACGGATATATGATCGAACTTATCGAACAGTAA
- the gltA gene encoding citrate synthase — translation MSNTSEKLVSSETAKLTIGDKTTELPIFKGSTGPDVIDIRSLYKETGMFTYDPGFTSTASCESSITYIDGDEGILLYRGYPIDELANKSDFMEVAYLLLHGELPNQAEKEKFVHDITYHTMIHEQMTKFFSGFRRDAHPMAIMVGVVGAMSAFYHDSTDISDPIQRKIASYRLIAKMPTIAAMSYKYSVGQPFVYPRNDLNYAENFLYMTFGVPTCEPYQVNPILSKAMDRIFTLHADHEQNASTSTVRLAGSSGANPFACIAAGIASLWGPAHGGANEACLNMLQEIGHTDNIPEYIKRAKDKNDPFRLMGFGHRVYKNYDPRAKVLQATAHQVLAELGIENDPLLDVARELERIALEDEYFIEKKLYPNVDFYSGIILKAMGFPTEMFTVLFALARTVGWVAQWGEMIEDPTQKIGRPRQLYTGATAREYIPIDQR, via the coding sequence ATGTCGAATACAAGCGAAAAACTAGTTTCATCAGAAACTGCCAAACTGACAATTGGGGACAAAACCACTGAACTGCCGATTTTCAAAGGATCCACGGGGCCTGATGTCATTGATATTCGGTCTCTTTATAAAGAGACCGGTATGTTTACCTATGACCCGGGTTTTACCTCCACGGCCAGCTGTGAATCCAGCATCACCTATATTGACGGTGATGAAGGTATACTTTTGTATCGGGGCTACCCCATTGATGAACTGGCCAACAAAAGCGACTTTATGGAAGTCGCTTATCTGTTGCTGCATGGAGAGCTCCCCAATCAGGCGGAAAAGGAAAAATTTGTTCATGACATCACTTATCACACCATGATTCATGAACAGATGACCAAATTCTTCTCTGGTTTTCGCAGGGATGCGCATCCCATGGCCATAATGGTCGGTGTTGTGGGCGCCATGTCCGCCTTTTATCATGACAGCACGGATATCAGCGATCCGATCCAGCGCAAAATCGCCTCCTATCGCCTGATTGCCAAAATGCCGACCATTGCGGCCATGTCCTATAAATATTCCGTGGGGCAACCCTTTGTCTATCCGCGCAATGACCTGAATTATGCGGAAAACTTCCTGTATATGACATTCGGCGTGCCCACATGCGAACCTTACCAAGTCAATCCGATCCTGTCCAAGGCCATGGACAGGATCTTTACCCTGCATGCGGATCACGAACAGAACGCCTCCACCTCTACTGTCCGTCTGGCCGGCTCTTCCGGGGCCAATCCGTTTGCCTGTATCGCCGCCGGGATTGCCTCTCTGTGGGGGCCGGCGCATGGCGGCGCGAATGAAGCCTGCCTGAATATGCTTCAGGAAATCGGTCACACCGACAACATTCCGGAATATATCAAACGGGCCAAGGATAAAAACGACCCGTTCCGTCTGATGGGATTTGGTCACCGCGTTTATAAAAATTATGACCCCCGCGCCAAGGTCCTGCAGGCAACGGCTCATCAGGTGCTTGCTGAACTGGGGATCGAAAATGATCCGCTGCTGGATGTGGCCCGGGAGCTGGAGCGCATTGCCCTGGAAGACGAATATTTCATTGAGAAAAAACTTTACCCCAATGTGGACTTCTATTCCGGAATCATCCTGAAAGCCATGGGCTTCCCCACTGAAATGTTTACGGTGTTGTTTGCGCTGGCCCGCACAGTTGGCTGGGTTGCCCAATGGGGAGAAATGATTGAGGACCCGACCCAGAAAATCGGTCGTCCCCGCCAGCTTTACACCGGCGCCACAGCCCGGGAATATATACCAATAGATCAACGCTGA
- the trpD gene encoding anthranilate phosphoribosyltransferase, translating into MTFDFKAILDKIARGQSLSREESRQSFEFMMSGDASGPQIGAFLMGLRVRGETVEEITGAAEVMRAKARTIQAPEGAVDTCGTGGDGASTYNISTAAAIILAACGVPVAKHGNRAMSSKSGSADVLETLGVNIEADLEVVENCLRHLGIGFLMATRHHSAMRHVGPARAMLGTRTIFNLLGPLANPAGAKRQVIGVFDKKWLRPMAEVLGQLGSEHVWVVHGADGLDELSISGPSYVVEYHNGTLNEFQILPEDAGLTNCKIEDIRGGDATYNAAALRRLLDGEKTAYRDIVLLNSAAALLVAGKADSLKQGVVMAADTIDNGGARHKLEQWIKMSNQ; encoded by the coding sequence ATGACATTCGATTTCAAAGCCATACTCGATAAGATTGCCCGGGGGCAAAGCCTCAGCCGGGAAGAATCGCGCCAGAGTTTTGAATTCATGATGAGTGGTGACGCCAGCGGCCCGCAGATCGGCGCCTTTCTCATGGGCCTCAGAGTACGCGGGGAAACCGTGGAGGAAATCACCGGCGCGGCGGAGGTTATGCGCGCCAAAGCCCGAACCATTCAGGCCCCCGAAGGAGCGGTGGACACCTGCGGTACCGGCGGTGACGGGGCCAGCACCTATAACATTTCCACCGCCGCCGCCATTATCCTGGCGGCCTGTGGCGTGCCCGTGGCCAAACACGGCAACCGGGCCATGTCCTCCAAATCCGGTTCCGCTGACGTGCTGGAAACCCTGGGGGTCAATATCGAGGCCGATCTTGAGGTTGTTGAAAACTGTCTGCGGCATCTTGGCATTGGTTTCCTGATGGCCACCCGACATCACAGCGCCATGCGACATGTGGGCCCGGCCCGGGCCATGCTTGGCACCCGGACCATTTTTAATCTGCTTGGCCCCCTGGCCAATCCCGCTGGCGCTAAAAGACAGGTCATCGGCGTGTTTGATAAAAAATGGCTGCGCCCCATGGCCGAGGTTCTGGGCCAACTCGGGTCCGAACATGTCTGGGTGGTTCATGGCGCTGATGGTCTTGATGAACTCAGCATTTCCGGCCCCTCTTATGTGGTCGAATACCATAACGGCACCCTGAATGAATTTCAGATATTACCTGAAGATGCGGGCCTAACCAATTGCAAAATTGAAGATATCCGCGGCGGTGATGCCACCTATAATGCCGCCGCTTTGCGTCGGCTTCTGGATGGAGAAAAAACGGCTTACCGGGACATTGTGCTGCTGAACTCAGCAGCGGCTTTGCTTGTGGCGGGCAAGGCAGACAGTCTGAAACAGGGCGTCGTGATGGCTGCGGACACCATTGATAATGGCGGCGCGCGTCATAAACTGGAACAATGGATCAAAATGTCTAACCAATAA
- the lexA gene encoding transcriptional repressor LexA has translation MLTKKQRDLLLFIHERLQNTGVAPSFDEMKDALELKSKSGIHRLINALEERGFIRRLPHKARALEILRLPDQEIPVPTASGQNVFRPDFSAKTPPQAPSTVEIPLHGRIAAGTPIEALEQYENIEIPASMIGGGSHYALEIDGDSMVEAGILDGDTVIIKRCDTADNGAIVVALVDEQEATLKTLYKKGPDVALEPANRDYETQVYPANRVRIQGRLVGLLRKY, from the coding sequence ATGCTGACCAAAAAGCAGCGGGATCTTTTGTTATTTATTCATGAGCGCTTGCAGAACACCGGTGTCGCCCCGTCTTTTGATGAAATGAAAGATGCCCTTGAGCTGAAATCCAAATCCGGCATTCACCGCCTGATTAATGCCCTGGAGGAACGGGGCTTTATCCGTCGCCTGCCCCACAAGGCGCGCGCCCTTGAAATTCTGCGGCTGCCGGATCAGGAAATTCCCGTCCCGACCGCCTCCGGGCAGAATGTGTTCCGTCCCGATTTTTCCGCCAAAACACCACCGCAGGCCCCGTCAACTGTGGAAATCCCTCTGCATGGACGTATTGCCGCAGGCACACCGATTGAGGCGCTGGAACAGTATGAAAATATTGAAATTCCCGCCAGCATGATCGGCGGCGGAAGCCATTATGCCCTGGAAATTGATGGCGATTCCATGGTGGAGGCTGGCATATTGGACGGGGATACCGTGATTATCAAACGTTGTGACACGGCCGATAACGGGGCCATTGTCGTAGCCCTTGTGGATGAGCAGGAAGCCACCCTCAAAACCCTTTACAAAAAAGGTCCTGATGTGGCACTGGAACCGGCAAACCGAGATTATGAAACCCAGGTATATCCTGCAAACCGGGTCCGGATTCAGGGGCGCCTGGTGGGACTATTGCGCAAATACTGA
- the fabZ gene encoding 3-hydroxyacyl-ACP dehydratase FabZ, which produces MNEEIKEIPAEVDVVRIMEVIPHRYPMLLVDRLQDIVPGEAATGIKNVTMNEPFFQGHFPQKPVMPGVLIVEAMAQTAAALVMLSLGEEAEGKLVYFMSIEGAKFRKPVVPGDRLELHVSKEQNRRSVWKFKGIGKVAGQVVAEATYTAMIAES; this is translated from the coding sequence ATGAACGAGGAAATCAAAGAAATCCCGGCAGAAGTTGATGTAGTAAGGATTATGGAAGTCATACCGCATCGGTATCCCATGCTTCTTGTGGACCGGTTGCAGGATATTGTGCCGGGAGAGGCGGCCACGGGCATTAAGAATGTGACGATGAATGAACCTTTTTTCCAGGGACATTTTCCTCAGAAACCGGTGATGCCGGGGGTTCTTATTGTGGAAGCCATGGCTCAGACTGCGGCGGCGCTTGTCATGCTCAGCCTTGGTGAGGAAGCAGAAGGCAAGCTCGTCTATTTCATGTCTATCGAAGGCGCCAAGTTTCGGAAGCCTGTTGTGCCCGGAGACAGGCTTGAGCTTCATGTCAGTAAAGAGCAAAACCGCCGCAGTGTATGGAAATTCAAGGGGATTGGAAAAGTGGCCGGGCAGGTCGTGGCGGAAGCCACTTATACGGCGATGATTGCCGAAAGCTGA
- the trpC gene encoding indole-3-glycerol phosphate synthase TrpC — protein sequence MTTILDKIAADKRAHVENCKRHRSLAELEIRAREGAPPRGFYHRLLKAREEGRFGLICEIKKASPSKGLIRPDFVPADLACAYEAGGASCLSVLTDVPYFQGADDYLIAAREAVSLPVLRKDFMIDPYQVVEARAIGADCILLIMAMLEDSQAAELEQVARELGLDVLIEVHDEQELERAHRLNSPLLGINNRDLKTFEVTLETTIRLANRVEKNRLLVSESGIFTPQDLEMLRQEAGVNTFLIGESLMRQNDVAQATRDLLGEN from the coding sequence ATGACAACCATACTTGACAAAATTGCTGCCGACAAACGTGCCCATGTAGAAAACTGCAAACGACACCGTTCTCTGGCAGAACTGGAAATCCGAGCCCGAGAAGGCGCTCCGCCACGGGGGTTTTACCATCGCCTTCTTAAAGCACGGGAGGAAGGGCGTTTCGGCCTGATCTGCGAAATCAAGAAAGCCAGCCCCAGCAAAGGACTGATCCGTCCTGATTTTGTCCCAGCGGACCTGGCCTGTGCCTATGAAGCCGGAGGGGCAAGCTGTCTGTCCGTTCTGACGGACGTCCCCTATTTTCAGGGGGCCGACGACTATCTTATAGCCGCGCGGGAAGCGGTCTCCCTGCCCGTTTTGCGCAAGGACTTCATGATTGACCCCTATCAGGTGGTTGAAGCCCGGGCCATTGGCGCGGATTGCATTTTGCTGATCATGGCCATGCTGGAGGATAGTCAGGCGGCGGAACTGGAACAGGTCGCCCGGGAGCTGGGTCTGGATGTTTTGATCGAAGTACATGATGAACAGGAGCTGGAACGGGCTCACAGGCTCAACAGCCCCCTCTTGGGCATAAACAACCGTGATCTTAAAACTTTTGAGGTGACACTGGAAACCACCATTCGCCTGGCCAACCGTGTGGAAAAAAACCGGCTTCTGGTCAGCGAAAGTGGAATTTTCACCCCTCAGGACCTTGAAATGCTGCGGCAGGAAGCCGGGGTGAACACATTCCTGATCGGTGAATCCCTGATGCGTCAGAATGACGTCGCCCAAGCCACCCGGGATCTATTGGGAGAAAACTGA